A stretch of the Vulcanisaeta souniana JCM 11219 genome encodes the following:
- a CDS encoding amidohydrolase family protein → MLHNYFIDFHVHPGAELWVLQDRLRRIGAVASTLYPIDVDPTLSLTLSGLYRLARDLGMYIDVKSVVREVYDLINKWPEYMIDNMKLWYEVFKEGVSDFFIPFSSINPSFGTRYVKQKIKELEHLGLRGVFVSPTLQFFNPAYSQAFMQLMEYAEKNNVLVVMHLGMPKDIDERVITHIMPKNLAEVLSEFRPYMVISGLGTPPERFSLWIKEVLRVMRKYDNTYLSTPGINCYLFNNESAKPVLNTLGPERILFGSGYPYRRFRDLVGDVKCVDGSDGVSNVDKEMIMMNNAIDLFKYHGFRINENLST, encoded by the coding sequence ATGCTGCATAATTACTTTATTGACTTTCATGTCCATCCTGGTGCAGAGCTCTGGGTATTGCAGGATAGGCTTCGCCGTATTGGTGCCGTTGCGTCCACACTATATCCAATTGATGTGGACCCAACACTTAGTCTCACGCTTAGTGGATTATATAGGTTGGCTAGGGACCTGGGTATGTACATTGATGTTAAGTCCGTGGTTCGGGAGGTTTACGACTTAATCAATAAGTGGCCTGAGTATATGATTGACAATATGAAGCTTTGGTATGAGGTCTTTAAGGAGGGCGTCAGTGACTTCTTCATACCTTTCTCAAGCATTAACCCAAGCTTTGGCACTAGGTATGTTAAGCAGAAGATTAAGGAATTAGAGCACCTGGGCCTTAGGGGCGTGTTTGTTTCTCCAACTCTTCAATTTTTCAACCCGGCATATAGTCAGGCCTTCATGCAGTTAATGGAGTATGCTGAGAAGAATAATGTGTTGGTTGTGATGCACCTGGGTATGCCTAAGGATATTGATGAGAGGGTTATTACTCACATAATGCCTAAGAATCTGGCGGAGGTTCTTAGTGAGTTTAGGCCGTACATGGTGATCAGCGGACTTGGGACACCACCTGAGAGGTTTAGCCTTTGGATTAAGGAGGTCCTCAGGGTAATGAGGAAGTACGACAATACCTACCTTAGTACACCAGGGATTAATTGCTACCTGTTTAATAATGAGTCAGCGAAGCCCGTGTTGAATACCCTGGGCCCGGAGAGGATATTATTCGGTAGTGGTTATCCGTATAGGAGGTTTAGGGACCTGGTGGGTGATGTTAAGTGCGTCGATGGTAGTGATGGTGTTAGTAATGTTGATAAGGAGATGATTATGATGAATAATGCAATTGACCTGTTTAAGTACCATGGGTTCAGAATCAACGAGAACCTAAGTACCTAA
- a CDS encoding MBL fold metallo-hydrolase, translating to MSNSYLTSDGVLIDAGAKADNVIKTTKEHGIGIKYLFITHYHIDHIRYAWSIAKAFNCRVVASIPESAIIEGREKPRNAGLLQSLFSSMVRVKSVNVDIKVNDGEAIEGYRAVYAPGHTPGSTAYLKGDLLFSGDAVVERGGKPALPPRMFTLDVGKATESFNKLLSLRPRTIYPGHGSPISLGT from the coding sequence ATGTCTAACAGTTATCTAACGAGTGATGGTGTACTAATAGACGCTGGCGCGAAGGCCGACAATGTAATTAAAACCACCAAAGAACACGGAATAGGCATCAAGTACCTATTCATAACACACTATCACATAGACCACATTAGGTACGCCTGGAGCATAGCCAAGGCCTTTAATTGCAGGGTGGTCGCATCAATACCTGAATCAGCGATCATCGAGGGCAGGGAAAAACCAAGAAACGCAGGGCTATTGCAATCACTATTTTCCTCCATGGTTAGGGTTAAGTCAGTGAACGTGGATATTAAGGTAAATGACGGTGAAGCCATAGAGGGTTACAGGGCAGTATATGCGCCGGGCCACACACCGGGCAGTACCGCATACCTCAAGGGCGATCTACTATTCAGTGGAGATGCTGTTGTGGAGCGGGGAGGAAAACCGGCGCTACCGCCAAGGATGTTCACACTGGATGTGGGGAAGGCCACGGAGAGTTTCAATAAGTTACTTAGTTTAAGGCCAAGGACTATCTATCCGGGGCATGGAAGCCCAATAAGCTTAGGTACTTAG
- a CDS encoding long-chain-fatty-acid--CoA ligase — protein sequence MNTQHYEYQLTLDKIIRKAAQIYPNTEVVHAPPGGPIIRSNYAKEWDRIQRLGSVLEELGAIPGEPGKFGSKIAVLDWNTIMHFELYYGVPMYGAVLHTVNVLLSPEDIIYTMMHAQDDILFINEDFTSLARVATSLIKTIKKVVIMSNKPDHEEVTFDGAEVYWYEDLIRDARPYNFQELSENMVATMMFTSGTTGRPKGTYFTHRQLVLHAMSVALSLSAPPINANIYDVAMPLVPMFHVHAWGLPYIAALTGIKQVYPGRFDWGWVLKTIKEEGVTITNGVPTILYNLLYHPDSPKYDLSGLKFIIGGSALPRGLLEEANRRGIRVVQGFGLTETAPVILLTMEKSNMKDWPEERKREIILSAGLPIPLVDVRVVDENGRDVPRDGKTMGELVVRAPWITREYLGDPEKTRNAWRDDWFHTDDIAVWDSEGYVWIMDRAKDVIKSGGEWISSTRLEDLISTHPAVYEVAVIGAPHPKWGERPVAIVVPKPGQDITEGEIRKYLMELVNEGKMPKWWVPDKVIIVNSELPKTSTGKIDKKALKDRLSITLD from the coding sequence ATGAATACGCAACACTATGAGTATCAGTTAACGTTGGATAAAATAATACGTAAAGCAGCCCAGATATACCCAAATACAGAGGTTGTTCATGCACCACCAGGCGGGCCTATAATTAGGTCAAATTATGCTAAGGAGTGGGACAGGATACAGAGACTGGGCTCGGTGCTTGAGGAATTAGGCGCGATCCCTGGTGAACCAGGTAAGTTCGGCAGCAAGATTGCAGTGCTTGATTGGAATACCATAATGCACTTCGAGCTTTACTATGGTGTACCCATGTACGGCGCCGTGCTACACACAGTTAACGTACTCCTCTCACCAGAGGACATAATATACACGATGATGCATGCACAGGACGACATCCTCTTCATAAACGAGGACTTCACATCACTGGCAAGGGTCGCCACCTCACTCATAAAGACTATCAAGAAGGTCGTGATAATGAGTAACAAGCCAGACCACGAGGAGGTGACATTTGACGGCGCCGAGGTTTATTGGTATGAGGACCTCATCAGGGACGCAAGACCCTACAACTTCCAGGAGCTTAGTGAGAACATGGTAGCCACGATGATGTTCACCTCAGGAACCACGGGGAGGCCAAAGGGCACCTACTTCACGCATAGGCAGTTGGTGCTCCACGCAATGTCGGTGGCCCTGTCACTATCTGCACCACCAATCAACGCCAACATATACGATGTGGCGATGCCCCTGGTCCCCATGTTCCACGTACATGCCTGGGGACTGCCATACATAGCAGCACTCACGGGGATCAAGCAGGTATACCCAGGGCGATTTGACTGGGGTTGGGTACTAAAGACAATCAAGGAGGAGGGGGTGACCATAACAAATGGCGTACCAACAATACTATACAACCTACTCTACCACCCAGACTCGCCAAAGTATGACCTAAGTGGGTTAAAGTTCATAATAGGAGGCTCAGCACTACCTAGGGGACTCCTCGAAGAAGCAAACAGAAGGGGTATACGCGTTGTCCAGGGCTTCGGACTAACAGAGACCGCTCCCGTCATACTACTTACAATGGAGAAATCAAACATGAAAGATTGGCCGGAGGAAAGAAAGAGGGAAATAATACTCAGTGCAGGGCTGCCGATACCCCTAGTTGACGTAAGGGTCGTTGATGAAAACGGCAGGGATGTCCCCAGGGATGGAAAGACGATGGGCGAACTAGTGGTTAGGGCGCCATGGATAACCAGGGAGTACCTAGGCGACCCAGAGAAGACTAGGAATGCTTGGCGTGATGATTGGTTCCACACAGACGATATAGCGGTTTGGGATAGCGAGGGCTATGTATGGATCATGGATAGGGCGAAGGATGTGATCAAGAGCGGCGGCGAATGGATATCAAGCACAAGACTCGAGGACTTAATAAGCACCCATCCAGCTGTTTATGAGGTGGCGGTCATCGGAGCTCCACACCCAAAGTGGGGTGAGAGGCCCGTGGCCATTGTCGTACCAAAGCCCGGGCAAGACATCACCGAGGGTGAGATAAGGAAGTACTTAATGGAACTCGTTAATGAAGGCAAAATGCCTAAGTGGTGGGTACCCGACAAGGTCATCATTGTTAATTCAGAACTGCCAAAGACAAGTACAGGGAAAATAGACAAGAAGGCGCTTAAGGACAGGCTCTCAATAACGCTTGACTAA
- a CDS encoding class I SAM-dependent methyltransferase — protein sequence MEHLRKLMNAYDAISRIYPETREGGLLARKLLEEVKDLISGLTPGVVLDIGAGAGGNLGITRTSLSNSLYIGCELSMGMIRASGGIIEWVNCSATHLPTRPGSIDLVMSISALHHVPRELMRHVLRGVYESLRPGGLFIATVWGCDKNTLRRLIPIGDCEGYIPWSHGLSERIHRYYRLFRGGELDDEALKIGFSIIRSGVIRVGAFTNYYIVSRK from the coding sequence GTGGAGCACTTGAGGAAATTAATGAATGCCTATGATGCCATTTCAAGGATTTACCCAGAGACCAGGGAAGGGGGGTTGTTGGCCAGGAAACTATTGGAGGAAGTTAAGGATCTAATCAGTGGTTTGACGCCTGGGGTTGTGCTTGATATTGGCGCCGGTGCGGGTGGTAACCTGGGCATTACGAGGACCAGCTTGAGTAATTCGCTTTATATCGGTTGTGAGTTAAGCATGGGTATGATAAGGGCCTCCGGTGGAATCATTGAGTGGGTTAACTGCTCAGCGACGCATTTACCCACTAGACCAGGATCTATTGATCTAGTGATGTCAATATCTGCATTGCACCATGTTCCCAGGGAATTAATGAGACATGTTTTACGTGGTGTTTACGAATCATTGAGACCCGGTGGGTTATTTATAGCCACTGTGTGGGGTTGCGACAAAAACACCCTAAGGAGGCTAATACCCATTGGTGATTGCGAGGGTTATATACCATGGAGTCACGGACTCAGTGAAAGAATCCACAGGTACTACAGGCTTTTTAGGGGTGGTGAGCTCGATGATGAGGCATTGAAGATAGGCTTTAGCATTATTAGGAGTGGTGTTATTAGGGTTGGTGCATTTACTAATTATTACATAGTATCACGGAAGTAA
- a CDS encoding SWIM zinc finger family protein, with amino-acid sequence MTEELTSQLSKKLKEWLLELASRLNWRIDKVLDSYRLAQHSVIIDVRDSGDSISGIRLKVPSETRDDILYYVSVGPYGAKCTCEASVIRGSVCKHIVAGLIMWNMLSVIKYGKWLDLSELTWLKPLQDDKSE; translated from the coding sequence TTGACTGAGGAATTAACATCACAATTAAGCAAGAAATTGAAGGAGTGGCTCCTGGAACTAGCCAGTAGACTTAATTGGAGGATAGATAAGGTGCTAGATTCATACAGGTTGGCGCAGCACTCGGTGATAATCGATGTTAGAGACAGTGGCGACTCAATAAGTGGTATAAGACTTAAGGTGCCATCAGAGACCAGGGACGACATTCTTTACTACGTGTCAGTGGGGCCATACGGTGCAAAATGCACTTGCGAAGCCTCGGTAATTAGGGGAAGTGTTTGCAAGCACATTGTTGCCGGCCTAATAATGTGGAACATGCTGAGTGTGATTAAGTACGGTAAGTGGCTTGACCTAAGTGAATTAACGTGGCTTAAACCATTGCAGGACGATAAGAGCGAATAG
- a CDS encoding inositol monophosphatase family protein: MEVNLESLIKDLATRAGSFVKSKSNDLSYRQIMKRGSTDVSRRIDLEVEDIIIKGVEKEGLNAIISTEERGVVKIGDGEPRYIFVVDPLDGSLNFVLGIPFYSISIAVGRYSNGFRFSDLSDGVVYYVARDALYYGGPRGIDIRGDDLGDLGEDIDRPVVSIYVEPDANEKLLLGLREIYGRFGRFKIRSLGSASLEMVMASLGRFLAFMDLRSRLRIFDIAGAYVIARAMGIGVYTLGGGDLGGELVSSDRRFSVIVSRRRDFAGEFLRLIGS, translated from the coding sequence GTGGAGGTTAACCTTGAATCACTCATCAAGGACCTAGCTACCAGGGCTGGTTCGTTCGTTAAATCTAAGTCTAATGACCTTAGCTACAGGCAGATAATGAAGAGGGGCTCAACGGATGTCTCAAGGCGCATCGACCTGGAGGTTGAGGATATTATAATTAAGGGTGTAGAGAAGGAGGGATTAAACGCCATCATCAGTACCGAAGAGAGGGGTGTCGTCAAGATCGGTGATGGCGAACCTAGGTACATATTCGTGGTGGATCCACTAGACGGATCCCTCAACTTCGTCCTAGGCATTCCCTTCTACTCAATATCGATTGCGGTTGGTAGGTACAGCAATGGGTTCAGGTTTAGTGACCTAAGTGACGGTGTTGTTTACTACGTGGCTAGGGACGCCCTATATTACGGTGGCCCCAGGGGCATTGACATCAGGGGTGATGATCTGGGCGATCTTGGTGAGGATATTGACAGGCCCGTGGTATCCATTTACGTGGAACCTGATGCCAATGAGAAACTACTGCTCGGTCTTAGGGAAATCTATGGTAGATTTGGTAGGTTTAAGATTAGGAGCCTTGGTTCGGCAAGTCTCGAGATGGTCATGGCATCGCTCGGTAGGTTCCTTGCCTTCATGGATCTTAGGAGTAGGCTTAGGATATTCGATATTGCCGGTGCATACGTAATAGCGAGGGCCATGGGGATCGGTGTATACACCTTGGGCGGTGGTGACTTGGGTGGTGAGTTGGTGAGCAGTGATAGGAGGTTTAGTGTAATTGTTAGTAGGAGGCGTGACTTTGCCGGTGAGTTCCTTAGGTTGATCGGGAGTTAA
- a CDS encoding metallophosphoesterase family protein, with translation MGRLRILLVSDLHGSSAAYGKLSNAIKFYRADVVVFAGDLTGKALVPIVRDDGSFSLGSGVSKYLVNVFGDVKAVGDKDLDKVIKDLRGRGYYPLVTDKAGYEELAGNRDRVRETFVKLMINALEEDLGKVVTRYREAGVKLLVMPGNDDYPEIADYVKKNASDVLVPIDEDVVEFNGYYFLGFGYSTPTPWNTPREVSEEELRARVEKLIMDVDQSRLGKLIMVLHDPPYNTLIDQAYQLSKDFKPVVRGGEVLRNHVGSKSVRALIEGYSPLMGMHGHIHEAPGIDYVRSNAGVKVPVINAGSEYSEGVLRMAYLIIEDNKLKNYFLLRG, from the coding sequence GTGGGTAGGTTAAGGATCTTGCTTGTTTCGGACCTGCATGGTTCCAGTGCGGCTTATGGTAAGTTGTCTAATGCCATTAAGTTCTATAGGGCTGATGTTGTGGTCTTCGCAGGTGACTTGACTGGTAAGGCCCTTGTGCCCATCGTTAGGGATGATGGTTCCTTCAGCCTTGGTTCCGGCGTTAGTAAGTACTTGGTTAATGTCTTTGGTGATGTGAAGGCAGTGGGTGATAAGGACCTTGATAAGGTAATTAAGGACCTGCGGGGCAGGGGTTACTACCCACTGGTTACTGATAAGGCTGGTTATGAGGAACTCGCGGGCAATAGGGATAGGGTTAGGGAGACCTTTGTTAAACTCATGATCAACGCCCTAGAGGAGGACCTGGGCAAGGTAGTCACTAGGTATAGGGAGGCTGGCGTTAAGTTATTGGTAATGCCCGGTAATGATGATTACCCAGAGATTGCGGACTACGTGAAGAAGAACGCCTCAGACGTACTGGTGCCAATTGATGAGGACGTGGTCGAGTTCAACGGCTATTACTTCCTTGGCTTTGGCTATTCAACGCCGACACCCTGGAACACACCAAGGGAGGTCAGTGAGGAGGAGCTTAGGGCTAGGGTTGAGAAGTTAATTATGGATGTCGATCAGTCGAGGCTTGGCAAATTGATAATGGTTCTTCATGACCCACCATATAACACACTAATTGATCAGGCATATCAATTAAGCAAGGACTTCAAGCCTGTGGTTAGGGGTGGTGAGGTTTTGAGGAATCACGTAGGTAGTAAGTCCGTGAGGGCCTTGATTGAGGGGTACTCACCATTAATGGGAATGCATGGGCACATACATGAGGCGCCTGGCATTGATTATGTGAGGAGTAACGCCGGTGTCAAGGTGCCCGTCATCAATGCGGGTAGTGAGTACTCGGAGGGCGTGCTTAGGATGGCTTACCTAATAATTGAGGATAATAAGTTGAAGAATTACTTCCTACTTAGGGGTTAG
- a CDS encoding AAA family ATPase, with product MGLNIPMLLAYIYDNLDNIVSMLTNSQVGMVYDTLRLNDPKSPLYGRAIMEIKLRRLMDEEYMDFLRSGFRQYGIYVEDYVLRTAVNRLDGIIGWLTLFGWNYVHGNKDLNSIIDTAARDRKLRVILMKSRAEGRYRVMLRTIAEGPRRWSEIKRAVEAEEGVTVDSHNFRPT from the coding sequence TTGGGACTTAATATACCCATGCTCCTGGCCTACATTTATGATAACCTGGACAATATAGTGAGCATGCTGACCAACTCGCAAGTCGGTATGGTTTATGACACACTAAGATTGAATGACCCTAAATCACCGCTTTACGGTAGGGCAATAATGGAAATTAAACTTAGGCGACTAATGGATGAGGAATACATGGACTTCCTGAGAAGTGGATTCAGGCAGTATGGGATTTACGTTGAGGATTATGTGCTTAGGACGGCCGTGAATAGGCTTGATGGAATAATCGGTTGGTTAACCTTGTTTGGTTGGAATTACGTTCACGGTAATAAAGACTTGAACTCAATAATCGACACAGCGGCTAGAGACAGGAAATTGAGGGTAATCCTAATGAAATCAAGGGCTGAGGGTAGGTATAGGGTGATGCTAAGGACTATTGCAGAGGGGCCAAGGAGGTGGTCCGAGATAAAGAGGGCGGTGGAGGCTGAGGAGGGCGTCACCGTGGACAGTCACAACTTCAGACCTACTTAA
- the cas6 gene encoding CRISPR system precrRNA processing endoribonuclease RAMP protein Cas6 has translation MIGLLIKIAFTVDWEVRFNTWCGRFVNRLISEVLSGAGFNAPHTAREKPFTASPILDFRGNVASRLVPGEPYNVRVSLICSEIDCSAVTSLFTRGELKLSDGEVIKVVSAEVDEVRLGMYEGGDYGVVVRWRVRFWPTSFIFRSHYVAWPSPARFFSSAGLTLARVLRDVDLLVGRGGESLVGVIGDVDLKGFVRDLVFNTEVLGMRVRRFVINLGRGRRLPVFSGVAEYVTYTDRPGLFRLLLDVANAYGVGKNRALGLGYVSVDVLEQHILR, from the coding sequence ATGATTGGTCTGCTTATAAAAATTGCTTTTACCGTTGATTGGGAGGTTAGGTTTAATACGTGGTGTGGTCGTTTTGTTAATCGTTTAATTAGTGAGGTACTTAGTGGTGCTGGCTTTAATGCGCCTCATACCGCTAGGGAGAAGCCGTTCACAGCATCCCCAATACTCGACTTTAGGGGTAATGTGGCTAGTAGGCTCGTGCCCGGCGAGCCCTATAATGTTAGGGTTTCCTTGATATGTTCTGAAATTGATTGTTCCGCCGTAACTAGTTTATTTACTAGGGGTGAGCTTAAGTTGAGTGATGGTGAGGTCATTAAGGTAGTTAGTGCTGAGGTTGATGAGGTCAGGTTAGGCATGTATGAGGGTGGTGATTATGGGGTTGTTGTTCGTTGGCGTGTTAGGTTTTGGCCTACGTCCTTTATTTTTAGGAGTCATTACGTTGCTTGGCCTAGTCCTGCTAGGTTCTTCTCGTCGGCTGGTCTTACCCTTGCTAGGGTTTTGAGGGATGTTGATTTGTTGGTTGGTAGGGGTGGTGAGTCTTTGGTTGGTGTTATTGGTGATGTTGATCTTAAGGGTTTTGTTAGGGACTTGGTCTTTAACACGGAGGTTCTTGGCATGAGGGTTAGGAGGTTCGTGATTAACCTGGGTAGGGGTAGGAGACTCCCTGTGTTTAGTGGCGTCGCTGAGTATGTTACTTATACGGATAGGCCTGGCTTGTTTAGGCTTCTTCTTGATGTTGCTAATGCCTATGGTGTGGGTAAGAATAGGGCGTTGGGTCTCGGCTATGTTAGTGTTGACGTGCTGGAGCAACATATATTGCGCTAA
- the cas3 gene encoding CRISPR-associated helicase Cas3', with amino-acid sequence MNANFEELIRDFIIEWCAAKRGKNGCTVNEEYLRNQAKVAEDIYNELNNADKGKLVILKAPTGSGKTEILASIFLMQWRTKDWFAGRLYWVEPMHALLRQMRDRLEIYAKLVNKSLKIGEDHGEVINKTFLYTAPITLTTVDTLVYGYVTKRVQAWRERGVETGRYTLPAGLIMNSLVIFDEAHLIQDEAFLGPRVLARVICSIVKAGGLVIFATATLPGSIKEKFIELCGDDNVREITVKGPARQVAVNTVDASLIENIDTISCNDFSIVILNTVDRAYNAYIRLRERCDKDDEGKVVLIHSLMTRGDREEVYRKISNAENLRNSGKSTGFILVGTQAIEVGIDFSFDKLYTELSPMDSLIQRIGRVGRRGIKGEVTIFTKLESPAPYNDEVINVTHGQVNRLKTIDFSDVNAISGLLDNVYTRDLVEKISSKGDELFYKSIDYLENLHLFAYPPDEETYEFLIRPSYYVEVVILDADKLIHYDTNISTDKVLTQLKNGHCIRYEIGNKVRILCDENTIHMNMFKLSISELREEPLNRYRNLISNLGNIASQSIYLLTFNARDELAIILINRAKEMNMHIDIFAFENINENEINRLLWNPPPLIAILDEAGNLEIYQHYMGLNTELIKPSQQVTTKKRSRRSRKR; translated from the coding sequence GTGAATGCCAACTTTGAAGAATTGATTAGAGACTTCATAATTGAGTGGTGTGCAGCAAAGCGTGGTAAGAATGGGTGTACTGTGAATGAGGAGTATCTAAGGAACCAAGCCAAGGTAGCTGAGGACATATATAATGAATTAAACAATGCCGATAAAGGCAAGCTAGTAATTCTTAAGGCGCCAACGGGTAGCGGTAAGACGGAGATCCTGGCCTCCATATTCCTAATGCAGTGGCGTACGAAGGATTGGTTTGCAGGTAGACTTTACTGGGTTGAGCCGATGCACGCATTGCTTAGGCAAATGAGGGATAGACTGGAAATCTATGCTAAATTAGTCAATAAATCATTGAAGATAGGCGAGGATCATGGAGAGGTAATTAATAAGACGTTCCTATACACGGCACCAATAACCCTAACCACCGTTGATACGCTGGTTTATGGTTATGTGACTAAGAGAGTTCAAGCCTGGAGGGAACGTGGAGTTGAGACAGGTAGGTATACGTTACCCGCTGGGTTAATAATGAATTCATTGGTGATATTTGATGAGGCGCATTTAATACAGGATGAGGCGTTCCTAGGACCCAGGGTGCTTGCCAGGGTTATTTGTAGTATTGTTAAGGCTGGCGGGTTAGTAATTTTCGCCACCGCGACATTACCAGGGTCAATTAAGGAGAAATTCATTGAATTATGTGGTGATGATAACGTAAGGGAAATAACAGTTAAGGGACCCGCACGTCAAGTGGCCGTTAATACTGTGGATGCATCGTTAATTGAGAATATAGATACGATATCATGTAACGACTTCTCAATAGTAATATTAAATACCGTGGATAGGGCGTACAATGCGTATATTAGGTTAAGAGAAAGGTGCGATAAGGATGATGAAGGTAAGGTTGTGCTCATACACTCATTAATGACAAGAGGCGATAGAGAGGAGGTATATAGGAAAATAAGCAATGCTGAGAATCTACGTAATAGCGGGAAAAGTACTGGCTTTATCCTGGTTGGAACCCAGGCTATTGAGGTGGGTATTGACTTCTCCTTTGATAAGCTGTACACCGAATTATCGCCAATGGATAGCTTAATACAGAGAATAGGCAGGGTAGGTAGGAGGGGCATAAAAGGTGAGGTCACCATTTTTACAAAACTTGAAAGCCCAGCACCTTATAACGACGAAGTAATTAATGTGACTCACGGCCAGGTTAATAGGCTAAAAACCATTGACTTTAGCGATGTTAATGCCATATCAGGCTTACTGGACAACGTATACACAAGAGACCTAGTAGAGAAAATATCTAGCAAAGGTGATGAACTTTTCTATAAATCAATAGATTACCTAGAAAACTTACACCTCTTCGCCTACCCACCTGATGAGGAAACATATGAATTCTTAATAAGGCCATCTTATTACGTAGAGGTCGTTATACTTGATGCTGATAAGTTAATACATTATGACACTAATATTAGTACAGATAAAGTCTTAACGCAATTAAAAAATGGTCACTGCATACGTTATGAGATAGGAAATAAAGTAAGAATATTATGCGACGAGAACACTATACATATGAACATGTTTAAGTTATCAATCTCTGAATTACGCGAGGAGCCACTTAATAGGTATCGGAATTTGATAAGTAACTTAGGAAATATTGCCTCTCAGAGCATATACTTATTAACATTTAACGCAAGGGATGAGTTAGCTATTATTCTTATTAATAGAGCTAAGGAAATGAATATGCATATCGATATTTTCGCATTCGAAAATATTAACGAAAATGAAATAAATCGCCTATTATGGAACCCGCCACCATTAATAGCAATACTTGATGAAGCTGGTAATTTAGAAATATATCAACATTATATGGGATTAAATACTGAGTTAATTAAACCAAGCCAACAGGTTACAACTAAGAAGAGAAGTAGAAGGAGTCGTAAGAGGTGA
- the cas5a gene encoding type I-A CRISPR-associated protein Cas5a yields the protein MKVLLVKIMPMYSIRIPETYQVAVSYPLIPPSTLIGTISYTFSVLGYCGKSGQVWRDRVKECLDFTRNHVLKARDTSIIDGELPIVKWSLVLHIIRGVLEENRMPTNIEEFKGFLDAMVREFALSHPRTVLVIPKDEDSIDLLKRALWLMGRFGNSESWASTTSVTVTDAERCNDRNINVIVKYNQNRISGGFTVVKATDEVGIESMFALPVTSGRRGDVYYPSTMSYGGDTLCARLNGASIVFPGGEDW from the coding sequence ATGAAGGTCCTACTTGTTAAAATAATGCCTATGTATTCCATAAGGATACCCGAAACCTACCAGGTGGCCGTTTCTTACCCGTTAATTCCGCCATCAACCCTAATAGGCACCATATCCTATACATTCTCTGTACTAGGCTATTGCGGTAAATCGGGGCAGGTATGGCGTGACCGTGTTAAGGAATGTCTCGATTTTACGAGGAACCACGTACTTAAGGCGCGCGATACATCGATAATAGATGGTGAGCTACCCATAGTTAAGTGGAGTTTAGTGCTGCATATAATTAGGGGCGTACTTGAGGAGAATAGAATGCCAACAAATATTGAGGAATTTAAGGGGTTTTTAGATGCGATGGTTAGGGAATTCGCACTGTCACACCCAAGAACCGTATTGGTAATACCCAAAGATGAGGATTCCATTGACTTGTTGAAGCGTGCATTATGGCTAATGGGCAGGTTTGGCAATAGTGAGTCTTGGGCATCCACGACTTCAGTAACTGTTACTGATGCGGAAAGATGCAATGATAGGAATATCAATGTAATTGTTAAGTACAACCAAAACCGTATTAGCGGTGGGTTCACAGTAGTTAAGGCCACTGATGAGGTGGGTATTGAATCCATGTTTGCACTACCTGTCACATCCGGCAGGAGGGGTGACGTTTATTATCCATCAACGATGAGTTATGGCGGTGACACATTATGCGCCAGGCTTAATGGTGCAAGTATAGTGTTTCCTGGTGGTGAAGACTGGTGA